The following are encoded together in the Lathyrus oleraceus cultivar Zhongwan6 chromosome 3, CAAS_Psat_ZW6_1.0, whole genome shotgun sequence genome:
- the LOC127128121 gene encoding mitochondrial pyruvate carrier 1 has translation MNTLRSFWNSPIGPKTTHFWGPTFNWSLPIAAVMDTQKPPEKISGNMTTVMCLYSGIFMRFAWVVKPRNIHLLVCHMSNETVQLYQLSRWIRSQSGTEVKEEKAEE, from the exons ATGAACACCCTCCGGTCGTTTTGGAACAGTCCAATTGGTCCTAAAACCACTCATTTCTGGGGTCCTACCTTCAACTGGAGTCTTCCTATTGCC GCTGTAATGGATACTCAGAAACCACCAGAAAAGATATCTGGCAATATGACTACAG TAATGTGTCTTTATTCGGGAATATTTATGCGGTTTGCTTGGGTGGTGAAACCGCGGAATATACATCTTCTCGTATGTCATATGTCTAATGAGACAGTACAATTGTATCAACTCTCAAGGTGGATCAGATCTCAAAG TGGCACTGAGGTGAAGGAAGAGAAAGCAGAAGAGTAA